In Labrys monachus, the genomic stretch GGTCGGCGTGGACAGCAAGCAGGTCGACCAGTTCCTTGTCATCGAGTTCATAGAGTGCCGCCCGGAAACGGCCTCCGACATTCTTTTCGAAGAAATCATGCATAAGCGGGATGACATCACCCGTTAAATAATTGCGCAGCCAGTCACCAGGTGTGGTGAGATGCCTAACGAGTTCGCCGTCCTCCACCTTGCCATCTTCCGACAGCACATTGCGCAGGAACTGTGTGGATAGGATGCCATTGGTAAACGTCGCGCGGAAGGGCGGTCGCAACGCCGTCACTTCTACGACATTGGTAAAGGCCGCAGGCGTTAGGTAACCTAGGGCCCTCGGTGGGCCATCGTATGTATGAGCTACGACTTGTCCGGTGGCACGATCGATGTGACTTTCCGGGATGGTTTCGACTTTCTCAAGCCCGGGTTTGAGATCACCCACGGCGCGAATTTGGTACCGAACACGCTCATTATCGGGGCGTCGCCCAGAGCCATCGCGCTTCTTGCGCAACGTAAGATCGCGCCAGGTGAATTTTTGTATCGGCCAAATAGTTGTATTCTGTGCTTGCCATTTCGTATTGTGTTGACCAAGGAACGGTACATAGGAGGCGAGCGGCCGTCGGAGTGTAACGTCACCTCCCTCGTCGAGGTACTCGCGCACGATGTTAAACCCGAGGCATCCCTCAACAAGATCATGATCAAGACGCCAAGCCAGAAATCCCACTTCATTGTTCGAAAACGCGATAGCCTTGACGATACTTACCATTTTTCTTATCCTTGCCACGAAGATGAAACGACCCATCAGAAATATCGCATTATTTATTCCGAATAAATTTATTTAAAACCAAAATTTTACAAAGTTTTATTTCTTTATATTAATAATACTTAGTTTCTCAGATGAGAAAATACAGACTGCGTATTCATGGCGCGACTTGACTTCGCGGAGTAACGCGGGATCGAAGGAATATTGGATTCCTATTCAGGTTTCAGCATCAAATTGCGCGGTATCCGCGACATAGCGATCGAAATCACGCCCAACCCACTCGGCGGCTTCCTTGGCGCTTTTGTATAGCCAGTCTGCCGACCGCTTCTCTAGGTCCCCTTTGATATCTCTGGTGTCTTCGTCACGAACACCGTGGATTGCAGCGAGATCGGCTCCCATGGCGGTGAGCAGGCGCTCGTCGAGGTCAGCGCCTTCCGGGGCGCCGAGGTCGATCTTACGGGAGTCGGCCGCAAGTCGGCGAGCTACGAATTGATCCTTGTAAAGCGCCAAGAAAGGATCGGGGGCCCGAAAACGTCCTTGTGCAAGCTTCAGGAAATTCGAAGGATGCCCTGGTTGCCTATGCGCCCAGTGCCAAGCGGATGGCACGACAGCCTTGGCTTCCCGAACGATGCGACCGCCGCACCATTTTGCCACCACGATATAGCGAGGTCTCCCGAGACTGCCCCCTCCCTTGGTGCGCGGAGCGAAATGTTCAATGCAGGCGTTGCCGGGTAGGGCAAACCGCAGCGCCTCCTGTGCGAGTGCTGGCGGTGAGCCGTGGCGAAGATCCTCGATATCCCGCCAAAAGCGTTCACGGTCGCTATCGGAGCAGGCAATCCTACTCCGCATCCAAGTAGCACGCTCATCGAGCAAGGTCGGACGGCGATTGTCCAGCCCCTTCTCGTAGCCGAACAGGACGGCCTCGCAAGTGCGGCGGGACGAAAGCGCGAGGTTGGGCGTGAGCCTGACGCTCGTGGCAAGCCGCAGCAGGTCAAGAGTATAGGGCATGACTGCGGCTTCATCGAAATCGTTCACACCCCAGACAAGCCGACCGTCAGCATCGCGCCAGGTTCCAAAATTCTCCACGTGGATGTCGCCGACTGCAAGAACAGCAGGCGCATCGATCAGCCCGGGACAAACCCCTTCGATTGATCTTGCCCAGCGAAAGTATGTGGCTCTCAGAAAGACAAAAGAATTACGCCGCATACGACAATGCTTTCGCTCAAGGTCCGCCTCGACCACATCGCATTGCTTGCGGAGCCAAGTTTCGTATTCGGCATTGACATGCATGAACGACATGGAACCTCACGGGTAGGCGAAACATTAATATTTATTTAATAGGTATAGAAACATGAATATAAACATCCGCCGCGATACAGGTACTTTAATTTGTCGATTGGTTTATAAAAATCAGTGGGTAGCGAAGCATTTCTCCGAGTATATTTATCTCGAATTACACGATATTCTGGCTCTGGGAAGCTAATGCAAGCCTCTCTGCACGTCCAATAGTTTTATTTCCCAGCGCAGAGACAAGAAGATACGAGCGGCTGCGAGGATAGCGTGAACGCTGCGAATGCCTATTATCCACCGCTACCAAGTTGCTGCAGGATAGAAGGTCTGCGTGAAATATCCGTGAATAATCGACTATACAATATAGAAAGTTGAAAGGGCGTGTTATAGTGGGTACATAGGCAACGCCTCGTTTCCCTTCCCCACGCATCAAACCGCACGTGCGGTTTTCCCGCATCCGGCTTTCCGACAGACTTCATTGCAGGCTCACTGTGGTGGCGTTCGGCGTCGTGGTGAGATGTTTGACGCCGAGTGTCGCGAAGATTTTTCCCCAGGGGGCCGCGTTCCTCGTCCACTTTCCTTGTGCCGCTTGGCAAGGAAACGTCTGACGCGATCGCAGACGTGCCGATCGATGGCCCGACAGGCCGCAGGCCGAGCGCCATAGCGAAGATGTGGGACCTCACGACAAGGACCTCCCTTTCGGCCGCGGCAGCAGCCCCCAACGGCGAACGCCATTCCGAAGGCGCTCTCGCCCGTCAAGCCGCCGCCTACTCCCCTCCGGCGCAATTTCCCTCGTCGATCCGCCGATTGTTCCGCAGAGGTCTTTGACAGCTCGCCCGGAGTTCCCGATAACAGACGAAATCGGTCGGAGTACCGAGGAATCGCCGGCACGATCCGGCACCGGGAGGATGCGCCATGCAGGGGGAGGGGACTCTCCGTTTCGAGGACGTCGTCAAGACGTTCGGCGGCACGCGCGCGCTGAAGGGCGTCAGCCTCGATGTCCGCCGAGGCGAGGTCGTCGCGCTCCTCGGCGAGAACGGCGCCGGCAAATCCACCCTCATCAAGATCCTCGGCGGCATCTTCCGGGCAGACAGCGGCACCATCACCATCGGCGGCGAGCCCTATCGCCACCGCGTGCAGGCGCGCGGCGAGCGCCAGAGCGTCGCCTTCATCCACCAGGACCTCGGCCTCGTCGAATGGATGACGGTGGCCGAGAACATGAGCCTGCCGCAGGGCTTTTCCAGCCATGGCTGGTCGGGCCTGTTCCGCCTGATCGACTGGCGCCAGGCCGAGCGCCGGGCCGAGGCCGCGCTGAAGCTGGTCGGCTGCGACATCGACCCGACCATGCGGGTGCACAGCCTCAGCCGCACCGAGAAATCGCTCGTCGCCATCGCCCGCGCTCTGGTGGTCGACTGCGATTTCCTGGTGCTGGACGAGCCGACCGCGAGCCTGCCCGCCGACGAGGTGGAGCGCCTGTTCGAGGCGATCCGCCGGCTGCGCGCGCGCGGCGTCGGCATGATCTATGTCTCGCACCGCCTCGACGAGATCTTCCGCATCGCCGACCGGGTCGTGGTGATGCGCGACGGGCTCAAGGTCGGCGAGAAGCCGGTCTCGGAGACGACGCCGGACGAACTGGTGAGCCTC encodes the following:
- a CDS encoding DUF2252 family protein; translation: MSFMHVNAEYETWLRKQCDVVEADLERKHCRMRRNSFVFLRATYFRWARSIEGVCPGLIDAPAVLAVGDIHVENFGTWRDADGRLVWGVNDFDEAAVMPYTLDLLRLATSVRLTPNLALSSRRTCEAVLFGYEKGLDNRRPTLLDERATWMRSRIACSDSDRERFWRDIEDLRHGSPPALAQEALRFALPGNACIEHFAPRTKGGGSLGRPRYIVVAKWCGGRIVREAKAVVPSAWHWAHRQPGHPSNFLKLAQGRFRAPDPFLALYKDQFVARRLAADSRKIDLGAPEGADLDERLLTAMGADLAAIHGVRDEDTRDIKGDLEKRSADWLYKSAKEAAEWVGRDFDRYVADTAQFDAET